The sequence AACGGCTTTTCAAAGCTTTTAAATGTAGCTGGAGGATACACCGGATGGATTGCCGGGGGATTCGGAGACAAAAAATGATTACTTTTTCTTTTCCATATATTCCTGGATCTTCTTTTCTTCCCAGTCTTTTCCAAGCATTCTCTCGTTTCCGAAGACATCATATGCCTGCCATACAACAGCTATTCCCCAGAAGATAGTGACCCAGTAAAACCACAGGCTATCCGGACTCATTATCAGGTTTATGGCTATGAGAATCGCATTAATGACAACGAAAAAGCCTAAATGCTGGTAAAATCCTTTAAGCTTCGCGACTTTTCTTTTTGCTTCGTGATACTCTTCACTTTGGTCCATATTTTGATATAGAGCAGCAGAATACAGAAAATTATCGGTATCACAGAATTATCGGCTAAAATTTAAATCTTTCTAATTACTGGCATCAGAAGGAAAAACCAAAAATGACTTTCATAAAAAAGTGAATAAAATTGTCAGGCCTGGACCGGGAATTGAACCCAGATCGAGGGAACCACAATCCCTTAGGATAGCCATTACCCCACCCAGGCAGGTTGCACCATATATGTAACACTCTAGATGACTTGAAACTATCCATGCGTTGGGCAGACCTCTTTCATTACGGATCATGAGATTCATATAATTGGAATAATTGTATCCTACAGGAATCTGCCCGGTGTTGTGAATGATTATTAGCCGTGACCACCGATGTATACCACATTATCAGATCCTCCCCCGGCAAGGATATCTCCTGTTTTCAAATAGTATCGGGGCCGGATGAAAAAATATTGGTGGTGGTGTAAAGGTGGGAAAAAAAGCAGTGAAAAAAAATAAAGACGCAGGGGATGTGCCCCATATCAGGACGCCGATTGTCTGCGTTCTGGGACATGTTGATCATGGAAAAACATCCCTCCTTGATCGCATCCGGGGATCTTCAGTGGTTTCAGGTGAAGCGGGTGCAATCACACAACATATAGGTGCGACAATAGTCCCGATAGACTCAATTACCAGCATGAGCGGGAGCATGAAGAGTCTGAACATCAGCATCCCAGGTCTCCTCTTTATTGATACACCCGGTCATCATGCATTTACTACCCTCAGGGCTCGTGGTGGGGCACTAGCAGACATGGCAATCGTGGTTGTTGATATCACAGAAGGATTTCAACCACAAACAATTGAAGCAATTCAAATCCTGCGTAATTGTAAGACACCATTTGTTGTTGCTGCAACAAAACTTGATAGAGTCCCTGGATGGCGATCAACAGAAAAATCTCCATTTCTAAAGAGTTTTGGAAACCAGAATGAACGGGTGACGCTTCTCATAGAGACTAAAGTTTATGACATTGTTGCAACCCTCGCTGAGCACGGTTTTTCTTCTGAACGGTTTGACCGTGTTTCTGATTTTGCGCGAAATTTAGCAATTGTTCCAGTCAGTGCACATACTGGTGAAGGAATTTCCGATCTCCTTATGGTTCTTATCGGACTTGCTCAGCGCTACATGGAAGAAGCCCTGACCCTGACAGTTGACGGACCTGGAGCTGGAACTGTTCTTGAGGTAAAAGAAGAGAAGGGTCTTGGCGCTACTATTGATGTCATACTATTTGACGGGACAATCCGGGTAGGGGATGAAATTGCAATTGCTACTACTGACGGAGTTTCAACAACAAAAGTCAGATCTCTTCTTCAGCCGCGTCCCATGCAGGAGATACTTATTGAAGACAGATTTCTGCGAGTGAAA comes from Methanospirillum hungatei and encodes:
- a CDS encoding 2TM domain-containing protein, with protein sequence MDQSEEYHEAKRKVAKLKGFYQHLGFFVVINAILIAINLIMSPDSLWFYWVTIFWGIAVVWQAYDVFGNERMLGKDWEEKKIQEYMEKKK
- the infB gene encoding translation initiation factor IF-2, with amino-acid sequence MGKKAVKKNKDAGDVPHIRTPIVCVLGHVDHGKTSLLDRIRGSSVVSGEAGAITQHIGATIVPIDSITSMSGSMKSLNISIPGLLFIDTPGHHAFTTLRARGGALADMAIVVVDITEGFQPQTIEAIQILRNCKTPFVVAATKLDRVPGWRSTEKSPFLKSFGNQNERVTLLIETKVYDIVATLAEHGFSSERFDRVSDFARNLAIVPVSAHTGEGISDLLMVLIGLAQRYMEEALTLTVDGPGAGTVLEVKEEKGLGATIDVILFDGTIRVGDEIAIATTDGVSTTKVRSLLQPRPMQEILIEDRFLRVKEVVAAAGVKVSAPGLDQVIAGSPVRVIGDEPEDVKASIAREMTEINVTLSPEGLIIKADTIGALEALCKELSAHEIPVMRAEVGPVSRHDVIETETIKDPLYRVLIAFNTPVLPDAQDLLKEPAYADMIQFFTGNVIYHILEDYLEWRNNLKRIMDQKKFEKIIFPAKLLILPGCVFRQNNPAVVGVRILSGTLRTGVNLVKRDGKKAGTLKSMQLRKENIQEAHAGDEVAISIEGATVGRQFDVEDELLVGIPERHVKVLETEMLSHLNEDAKEVLDEYTRLFRRDNPFWGK